Genomic segment of Candidatus Krumholzibacteriia bacterium:
TGCGCGGCTTCGAGCTGATCCTCAAGGGCCGTGACCCCCGCGACGCGTGGGCATTCACCGAACGCGCGTGCGGCGTGTGCACCACCGTGCACGCGCTGGCGTCGGTGCGGGCGGTGGAGGACGCGCTCAAGATCACCATCCCGCCCACCGCGGAACTGGTTCGCAACCTGATGTTCTGCGCCCAGTACCTGCAGGATCACGTGGTTCACTTCTACCACCTGCACGCGCTCGACTGGGTGGATGTGGTGAGCGCGCTCAAGGCGGACCCGGCGCAGACCTCGGCGCTCGCGCAGAAGATATCCCCGTGGCCCAAGAGTTCGGTGGGGTACTTCACCGACCTGCAGAAACGGCTCACCGCGTTCGTGGAGAGCGGCCAGCTGGGCATCTTTGCCAACGCCTACTGGGGCCACCCGGCCTACAAGCTCCCGCCGGAGGTAAACCTGATTGGCGTGGCGCACTACCTCGAGGCGCTGGAGTGGCAGAAGGAGATCGTCAAGGTCCACACCGTGTTCGGCGGCAAGAACCCCCACCCCAACTACCTGGTGGGCGGCGCGCCATGCTCGTTCAACATCGACGAGGTCAACGCCATCAACGCCGAGCGGCTCGCGCTGGTGGGTTCGCTGTTCCAGCACGCGGCCACGTTCGTGGAACAGGTGTACCTGCCCGATCTCCTGGCGGTGGCGCCCTTCTACACCGACTGGGCGGCCATCGGCGGCGGGCTCAAGAACTACATGGCCTACGGCGACCTGCCGATGAACGGCTACGGCGATCCGACGCGCTTCAAGTTCCCGCGCGGCGCGATCCTCGACCGCGACCTCGGCACGGTGCACGAGGTGGACCCGCGCGACCCGGCGCAGGTGCAGGAATT
This window contains:
- a CDS encoding nickel-dependent hydrogenase large subunit, whose amino-acid sequence is MANRIVVDPITRIEGHLRIEAEIKDGKIVDAFSSGTMVRGFELILKGRDPRDAWAFTERACGVCTTVHALASVRAVEDALKITIPPTAELVRNLMFCAQYLQDHVVHFYHLHALDWVDVVSALKADPAQTSALAQKISPWPKSSVGYFTDLQKRLTAFVESGQLGIFANAYWGHPAYKLPPEVNLIGVAHYLEALEWQKEIVKVHTVFGGKNPHPNYLVGGAPCSFNIDEVNAINAERLALVGSLFQHAATFVEQVYLPDLLAVAPFYTDWAAIGGGLKNYMAYGDLPMNGYGDPTRFKFPRGAILDRDLGTVHEVDPRDPAQVQEFVPHSWYEYTDGDAAGKHPWVGETRLNYTGPMPPYEQLNVDGKYSWLKTPRWKNHPMEVGPLARLLVGYASGSKEIQDVVNEALAALNVPVGALFSTLGRTAARGLETRLIARWALEFYGQLLTNLKNGDTRTHNGEMWDPATWPAEAKGVGMSEAPRGALAHWIVIKDRKIDNYQLVVPSTWNASPRDAQGQRSAYEESLVGTPVADPEKPVEILRTVHSFDPCIACAVHVYDEHGQTVSQVVVE